Proteins from one Candidatus Zixiibacteriota bacterium genomic window:
- a CDS encoding SpoIIE family protein phosphatase, with translation MLSRPVREINAEYEAEENSLPAILSFVRESCINGGLSRKDVGAVTLAIEEGVTNIIRHAYLYEKGRVRIRIVVFKKRIIFSLMDNGRSFHPESGGKLDLQKLVESGRKGGLGFYMIKKIMDSVEYLSTPGFNELRMTKLISMQPEKARLFMGRMFTLRVKFSLYTFLVMLVIIGSAYYIIDSRTTGNIYSHLHDTVGSLSKTIADQASGYILNRRSDVEFDELVASYQRANREFQMVVLTDNGGSILADSRDIRNLHRSYEPPPGVNPEIIGLPQAFESNGDRFHYLVNDIKSGNRVIGKVHIAYTDRWVADLVNNERRKIIALTIIGLAFGIGGIYLLSSYFVSPIVRIVQRVRKFSSGDIETELPLEGVEEYFEISKALNEMMSRLRRDRANIVERERVAKEIEVAGQIQKTLLPEKLPEIPGLALDTFYRAASRISGDLYDVFKIDEDNFCLLVADVSGKGIPASLIMSVLRTVIRIYAKGKTSSHDILVTVDNYIKGDIPPGIFITIFLAVYNARTKKLNFVSAGHNPLIYLNGNKREAGFINPPGVPLGLPLEGRNAFSEKLKQQFIHLNAGDRLFIYSDGVTEAMNRANEKYGLERLLNIFKEQVRNGSTADPKQISEIILADLDNHCGLATQADDITFITVSVEDGKKPKDTALETKTVE, from the coding sequence ATGTTATCAAGGCCCGTCAGAGAGATCAACGCCGAATACGAGGCTGAGGAAAACTCGTTGCCGGCGATATTGAGTTTTGTGCGGGAAAGCTGTATCAATGGCGGCCTGTCGCGAAAGGATGTCGGAGCGGTGACCCTGGCGATCGAGGAAGGTGTTACCAATATAATCCGTCATGCCTATCTTTATGAAAAAGGGCGGGTCAGGATCCGCATTGTCGTTTTCAAGAAACGGATTATTTTTTCCCTGATGGATAACGGCCGGTCGTTTCATCCCGAAAGCGGCGGGAAACTGGATTTACAGAAGCTGGTCGAATCGGGCCGCAAAGGGGGGCTGGGTTTTTACATGATAAAAAAGATCATGGACTCAGTGGAATATCTTTCGACGCCCGGTTTCAACGAATTGCGGATGACCAAACTGATTTCCATGCAACCGGAGAAAGCCCGGTTGTTCATGGGACGGATGTTCACCCTGCGGGTCAAATTTTCGCTTTATACGTTTTTGGTCATGCTGGTGATCATCGGTTCGGCTTATTATATCATCGACTCCCGGACCACCGGCAATATTTACAGCCATCTGCATGATACGGTCGGTTCGCTATCGAAAACGATTGCCGACCAGGCCTCGGGTTATATTTTAAACCGCCGTTCGGACGTGGAGTTCGATGAACTGGTGGCCAGTTATCAGCGGGCGAACCGGGAATTCCAGATGGTTGTCCTGACCGACAACGGCGGCAGTATCCTGGCCGATTCCCGGGATATCCGCAATTTACACCGGTCATATGAACCTCCGCCGGGCGTAAATCCGGAAATTATCGGTCTGCCTCAGGCATTCGAGAGCAATGGGGACAGGTTTCACTATTTAGTCAACGATATTAAAAGCGGAAACAGGGTGATCGGCAAGGTTCATATTGCCTATACCGATCGCTGGGTGGCCGATCTGGTCAATAATGAGCGCCGGAAAATTATCGCTCTGACGATTATCGGGCTGGCTTTCGGCATCGGGGGAATTTATCTGCTGTCCAGTTATTTTGTAAGTCCCATCGTCCGGATCGTGCAACGGGTCAGGAAATTCAGTTCCGGGGATATCGAAACGGAGCTTCCGCTGGAGGGAGTCGAGGAATATTTCGAAATATCCAAGGCCTTGAACGAAATGATGAGTCGTTTAAGGCGCGATCGGGCCAATATTGTCGAACGGGAACGGGTGGCCAAGGAGATCGAGGTGGCGGGGCAGATTCAGAAGACATTGCTTCCGGAAAAATTACCCGAAATTCCCGGTCTGGCGCTGGATACCTTTTATCGGGCGGCTTCGCGAATCAGCGGTGACCTGTATGATGTTTTTAAAATCGATGAGGACAATTTTTGCCTGCTGGTAGCCGATGTCTCCGGCAAGGGTATTCCGGCCTCGTTGATTATGTCGGTCTTGAGAACGGTGATTCGGATTTATGCCAAAGGCAAAACTTCCTCGCATGATATCCTGGTGACGGTTGATAATTACATCAAAGGTGATATTCCGCCGGGGATCTTTATCACTATTTTTCTGGCCGTGTACAACGCCCGGACAAAGAAACTCAACTTTGTATCGGCCGGGCACAATCCTCTCATTTATCTCAATGGTAATAAACGGGAGGCCGGGTTTATCAATCCGCCCGGGGTTCCGCTGGGTTTGCCTCTTGAAGGCAGGAACGCTTTTTCGGAAAAACTCAAGCAACAGTTTATTCATCTCAATGCCGGCGACCGGCTGTTCATATATTCCGATGGGGTAACCGAGGCAATGAACCGGGCCAACGAAAAATATGGTCTTGAGAGACTTCTTAATATCTTCAAGGAACAGGTCCGGAACGGTTCCACCGCCGATCCCAAACAGATTTCGGAAATTATTCTGGCCGATCTGGACAACCATTGCGGTCTGGCGACCCAAGCCGATGATATCACCTTTATCACTGTTTCGGTTGAGGATGGGAAAAAGCCGAAGGATACCGCTCTCGAAACAAAAACCGTCGAATAG
- a CDS encoding PorV/PorQ family protein, with translation MTGRSIAILILTGLIIIGSGPALGDDGGRESQFSIGSGARSVGMGGGMVGLVDDATAIFWNQAVLATLEEQEFGFMHATLFEGSMFDAASFAYPHPRLGGFGLSFMRLGTDDIVRRVEWSEEGTFGYHIVQLILGYGRRLEGGFYVGSALKIVNQSLDNNSSYGVGLDVSFYRPLTRKISAGIIFQDIIPPRLRLNEKLETQPHTIMFGIGIKDIRIFRNLYHNFNLALEKPEERSVKLHTGLETNYRDVVDFRIGYDRDNMAFGLGLHYHRVRFDYAYRIMDGITDSHRFGFSFRFGVSVSEKLRRETELADAHGSYLILNDRQEQFKYYNYLADRFYNNDEFDSAYVYYHRALAYREDSPEVLEKIAAIDAHRRQLIQEQQAEISDEELQNILLDNYYQQAAAFFNQGRYVAARAIIGLAQKMEPESSRLNDFKLMLNRAVEERLIELLDRADRAEKEGRLSDAITAYDLILELSPDDLTIKKLKGRVGTKIDVARMISKGVESFYLGRLSSAEGQFNEVIRISPDNLVAQEYLRKIVSLRQQPSVQEDLEKDESVWKIYLNALEYYRNGEYERAIELWEEVLKFYPGNEQTLNNIKQARLRLQSKE, from the coding sequence ATGACGGGCCGTTCGATAGCGATATTGATTCTAACCGGCCTGATAATTATCGGGTCGGGTCCGGCGCTGGGCGATGACGGCGGCCGGGAGTCGCAGTTTTCTATCGGATCGGGAGCCCGATCGGTAGGCATGGGCGGTGGGATGGTCGGTCTGGTCGATGATGCGACAGCTATTTTCTGGAATCAGGCGGTGCTGGCCACGCTGGAGGAGCAGGAATTCGGTTTCATGCACGCCACCCTTTTTGAAGGGTCGATGTTCGATGCCGCATCATTCGCCTACCCTCATCCCAGGCTGGGCGGTTTCGGGTTATCGTTTATGCGGCTTGGAACGGATGATATTGTCCGGCGGGTGGAATGGAGTGAAGAAGGCACTTTCGGGTACCATATTGTCCAGTTAATTCTGGGGTACGGACGGCGTCTGGAGGGCGGTTTTTATGTGGGCTCGGCCCTGAAAATAGTCAATCAGTCGCTGGACAATAATTCCAGCTACGGGGTCGGGCTGGATGTTTCCTTTTACCGGCCGTTGACAAGGAAAATTTCGGCCGGGATTATTTTCCAGGATATTATTCCTCCGCGGCTTCGGCTGAATGAAAAACTGGAGACTCAACCGCATACGATCATGTTCGGGATCGGGATAAAAGATATCAGGATATTCCGGAATCTATATCATAATTTCAACCTGGCTCTGGAAAAACCGGAGGAAAGATCGGTTAAACTTCATACCGGACTGGAAACGAATTACCGCGATGTGGTCGATTTCCGGATCGGTTATGATCGTGATAATATGGCCTTCGGACTGGGTTTGCACTATCATCGGGTGCGGTTCGATTATGCTTATCGCATTATGGACGGAATCACCGATTCTCATCGCTTCGGTTTTTCTTTCCGATTCGGAGTTTCGGTATCGGAGAAATTGAGACGTGAGACTGAGCTGGCGGATGCCCACGGCAGTTATTTGATTTTGAATGATCGTCAGGAGCAATTCAAATATTACAATTACCTGGCCGACCGCTTTTATAACAATGATGAATTCGATTCGGCCTATGTATATTACCATCGGGCCCTGGCCTACCGCGAAGACAGCCCGGAAGTCCTGGAGAAGATCGCGGCTATCGATGCCCATCGGCGCCAGTTGATTCAGGAGCAACAGGCCGAAATTTCAGACGAAGAATTGCAGAATATCCTGCTTGACAATTACTATCAGCAGGCCGCCGCCTTTTTCAACCAGGGACGCTATGTCGCCGCCCGGGCGATTATCGGGCTGGCGCAAAAGATGGAGCCTGAATCATCGCGGCTCAACGATTTTAAATTAATGCTGAATCGGGCGGTTGAAGAACGGCTGATTGAATTGCTCGACCGGGCCGATCGGGCCGAGAAAGAGGGACGTCTTTCGGATGCCATCACGGCTTACGACCTGATTCTGGAGCTGTCTCCGGATGATTTGACCATCAAGAAGCTTAAGGGTCGAGTCGGGACCAAAATAGATGTGGCCCGGATGATCAGCAAGGGCGTGGAATCATTCTATCTGGGACGGTTGTCATCGGCCGAAGGCCAGTTTAACGAAGTGATCCGGATTTCCCCGGATAACCTGGTGGCCCAGGAGTACTTGCGCAAGATAGTTTCGTTGCGGCAGCAGCCCAGTGTCCAGGAGGATCTGGAGAAAGATGAATCAGTCTGGAAAATATATTTGAACGCCCTGGAGTACTACCGCAACGGCGAATATGAAAGGGCCATCGAACTCTGGGAAGAGGTATTGAAATTCTATCCCGGCAATGAACAGACGCTGAATAATATTAAGCAGGCCCGGTTAAGGTTACAGTCAAAAGAATAA